A genomic segment from Nitratiruptor sp. YY08-10 encodes:
- a CDS encoding chaperone NapD yields MNVSSCVVRCNPKDVENVKKRIEESGVCDIHIVDEKGYIIVTIEGDGIEEEIKKLKTLQFLEGVLSAEMVFSYSEEELDALRDDLEIQEPVPEILEKDVPAEQIVYHGDLKKKYI; encoded by the coding sequence ATGAATGTAAGTAGTTGTGTTGTCAGATGTAATCCTAAGGATGTAGAAAATGTTAAAAAACGTATAGAAGAAAGCGGTGTTTGCGATATCCATATTGTGGATGAAAAGGGTTATATCATTGTGACTATCGAAGGTGATGGAATTGAAGAAGAGATTAAGAAACTCAAAACCTTGCAGTTTTTAGAAGGGGTTTTGAGTGCGGAAATGGTTTTTTCTTACAGTGAAGAGGAGTTGGATGCTTTGCGTGATGATCTTGAGATACAAGAGCCTGTACCGGAGATTTTGGAAAAGGATGTACCTGCTGAACAGATCGTATATCATGGCGATTTGAAGAAAAAATATATCTAA
- a CDS encoding nitrate reductase cytochrome c-type subunit gives MKLKKLVGLSATVAIFLAAGCGAASQKVVSEHELSYGSRGVPPKVEYSKAAPGTAKKFQRSYENAPPLIPHSIDGLVPITLNNNACLGCHMPSVAKSMGATPLPPTHFKDFFFKTKEKLIKQKLYEDVKAYKRRLSLMAKKEDIAPQRYNCVQCHVPQANAKPLVANTFKPDFRDPNAKHRSKLYKNLMEGVK, from the coding sequence ATGAAATTGAAAAAACTGGTGGGACTATCTGCTACAGTAGCTATCTTTTTAGCAGCTGGATGTGGAGCGGCTTCACAAAAAGTGGTAAGTGAGCATGAATTGAGTTATGGTAGTAGAGGAGTGCCTCCTAAGGTTGAATACAGCAAAGCGGCACCAGGAACAGCAAAGAAATTTCAAAGAAGTTATGAGAACGCACCGCCATTGATTCCACACAGTATTGATGGTTTGGTTCCGATTACGCTCAATAACAATGCGTGTCTTGGATGTCACATGCCAAGTGTTGCAAAAAGTATGGGTGCAACACCATTACCGCCAACACATTTCAAAGATTTCTTCTTTAAAACAAAAGAGAAGTTGATCAAGCAAAAACTCTATGAAGATGTAAAGGCGTATAAACGAAGACTATCGCTTATGGCGAAAAAAGAGGATATTGCACCACAGCGATACAACTGTGTTCAGTGCCATGTTCCGCAAGCAAATGCAAAACCGCTTGTTGCTAATACATTTAAACCGGATTTTCGAGATCCAAATGCGAAACACAGGTCAAAACTGTATAAAAACTTGATGGAAGGCGTCAAATAG
- the napG gene encoding ferredoxin-type protein NapG: MDKNRRAFLVSLAQNVAIAATGGFLWSAYVEEAKAAPLILRPPGARKEQDFMSLCIKCGLCVEACPYDTLMLAKPGDNKPLGTPYYIPRNIPCYMCDDIPCVPPCPTGALDIKSVTKEQDGKQVFDITMMRMGVAIVDIKDCIAYWGIQCDACYRACPLLDKAIYMEMRRNERTGKHAKLLPVVDPDYCTGCGLCEHACVTEIAAIKVLPRDVALGKVGNHYVKGWEKSDEARLKGSSGIRTTVTPRSEKSAVESLNEGLNLE; encoded by the coding sequence ATGGATAAAAACCGACGTGCCTTTTTGGTCTCATTAGCACAAAATGTGGCCATCGCTGCAACGGGAGGATTTCTTTGGAGCGCATATGTAGAAGAGGCAAAAGCAGCTCCTCTGATTCTCAGACCTCCCGGTGCAAGAAAAGAGCAAGATTTTATGAGTCTTTGTATCAAGTGCGGGCTTTGTGTAGAAGCTTGTCCGTATGATACATTGATGCTGGCAAAGCCAGGAGACAATAAACCTCTTGGAACGCCATACTATATTCCGAGGAATATCCCTTGCTATATGTGTGATGATATTCCTTGTGTGCCACCTTGTCCGACAGGTGCTTTGGATATAAAAAGCGTAACAAAAGAGCAAGATGGCAAACAGGTCTTTGACATTACGATGATGCGTATGGGTGTTGCCATTGTCGATATAAAAGATTGTATCGCCTACTGGGGAATCCAGTGTGACGCATGTTATAGAGCGTGTCCTTTGCTGGATAAAGCAATCTATATGGAAATGCGTCGCAATGAGAGGACGGGAAAACATGCAAAGCTTTTACCGGTAGTCGATCCAGATTACTGCACAGGATGTGGACTGTGTGAGCATGCATGTGTAACAGAAATTGCGGCTATAAAAGTATTACCACGCGATGTAGCGCTTGGAAAGGTAGGAAACCATTATGTCAAAGGATGGGAAAAGAGCGATGAAGCGAGACTCAAAGGAAGCAGCGGTATTCGAACAACTGTAACACCAAGAAGTGAAAAAAGTGCTGTTGAGTCACTAAATGAAGGATTGAACCTTGAGTAA
- a CDS encoding porin family protein, which yields MKIASIFVSGLLLGMTAFAHKQEPVHEPAKPYYVVIKGIHNYGDHHGNEKGDHGNGIGIDLGYRLGHGFAVEIDGSYEKTNVTVFEETESVRENIKYWTSSLDFAYTYEATESLGILFKVGYEYEYEKTDTESSHDTGLVYAAGFEYAIDSTWKVVGEYEKSTIKGPKGDMITLGVMYNFDL from the coding sequence ATGAAAATAGCATCGATCTTTGTCAGTGGTTTATTGCTTGGAATGACGGCATTCGCACATAAACAAGAGCCTGTACATGAACCTGCAAAACCGTACTATGTCGTAATCAAAGGTATTCATAACTATGGTGATCACCACGGAAACGAAAAGGGTGATCATGGTAACGGAATAGGTATAGACTTGGGTTATCGACTCGGTCACGGTTTTGCAGTGGAGATTGATGGAAGTTATGAAAAGACAAATGTAACTGTTTTCGAAGAGACAGAATCTGTACGTGAAAATATCAAATACTGGACCTCCTCTCTTGATTTTGCCTATACATACGAAGCAACCGAGTCTTTAGGTATCCTATTTAAAGTAGGCTATGAGTATGAATATGAAAAAACGGACACTGAAAGCAGTCACGATACTGGACTGGTCTATGCGGCAGGTTTCGAATATGCGATAGATTCGACATGGAAGGTAGTCGGAGAATATGAAAAATCAACAATTAAAGGACCAAAAGGGGATATGATTACACTTGGTGTAATGTATAACTTTGATTTGTAA
- the napH gene encoding quinol dehydrogenase ferredoxin subunit NapH, producing the protein MSKIWNKYRFLILRRFTQIALLVLYIGGNYWGWKILQGNLSSSKLFDTIPLADPYAVLQIFSTGAIVAMDALIGAVIIAVFYALLGGRAFCSYVCPVNMVTDLANYLRRKWNLDKFEKKWWASRNIRYWVMGLSFILSFILGTAVFELVSPISMTHRGIIFGMGFGWAAIVTIFLFDLFILKNGWCGHICPLGGFYSLIGRYNLFRVKHIQPNCTLCMKCKEVCPEKEVLYMIGKKSQMVDMGECTLCGRCVEVCDDDALHFGIRDFVKKGE; encoded by the coding sequence TTGAGTAAGATATGGAACAAATACCGCTTTTTGATATTGAGACGCTTCACGCAGATTGCGCTTTTGGTGCTTTATATTGGAGGAAATTATTGGGGTTGGAAGATTTTGCAGGGAAATCTCAGTTCCTCCAAACTGTTTGATACCATCCCTTTGGCAGATCCATATGCGGTTTTACAGATCTTTTCTACTGGTGCAATTGTCGCGATGGATGCACTGATTGGTGCAGTGATTATAGCCGTTTTTTACGCATTGCTGGGAGGGCGAGCTTTTTGCAGTTATGTGTGTCCCGTCAATATGGTAACCGATTTGGCCAACTATTTGAGGCGAAAATGGAATCTTGACAAATTTGAAAAGAAATGGTGGGCAAGTAGAAATATTCGGTACTGGGTTATGGGACTTAGCTTTATCCTTTCCTTTATTCTTGGTACCGCAGTATTTGAGCTTGTCAGCCCTATATCTATGACTCATCGAGGTATCATTTTTGGCATGGGTTTTGGATGGGCAGCGATTGTAACTATATTTTTGTTTGATCTGTTCATCTTGAAAAATGGCTGGTGCGGGCATATCTGTCCTTTGGGAGGTTTCTATTCTCTCATAGGAAGATACAATCTGTTTCGGGTAAAGCATATTCAGCCAAACTGTACACTTTGTATGAAGTGTAAAGAGGTGTGTCCGGAAAAAGAGGTACTTTATATGATAGGGAAAAAGAGCCAGATGGTTGATATGGGGGAATGTACCCTATGTGGTCGATGTGTGGAAGTGTGTGATGATGATGCACTCCACTTTGGAATACGCGATTTTGTGAAAAAAGGAGAGTGA
- a CDS encoding cytochrome c, translating into MDNKPSVWTSNRFWRRSATWVTGVSAVLLILLTFDSMAQMQMGTAQDIKNKVDKRIPSPVVINYKIDYQLNRKRGHEVPIIGGMDANGNSKYEEKEKFFGRDDYSEKEARALIHKGKLTIQAKNCMDCHTLLGNGAYYAPDLTKAWLDPTWETLAPAYGGKEYAMAKFLQNPPAMAMHERKMPNLGITKDEAKAVVAYLKFMSAIDTNGFPRNFGKIKGAVDARK; encoded by the coding sequence ATGGACAATAAGCCATCAGTTTGGACCAGTAACAGGTTCTGGCGGCGATCTGCGACATGGGTAACGGGTGTGTCTGCAGTGCTATTGATACTTTTGACCTTTGATTCAATGGCACAGATGCAGATGGGTACGGCACAAGATATAAAAAATAAAGTCGATAAACGGATACCTTCACCGGTAGTGATTAACTACAAGATCGACTATCAGCTCAATAGAAAAAGAGGGCACGAAGTTCCAATTATAGGTGGAATGGATGCCAATGGCAACAGTAAATATGAGGAAAAAGAGAAATTTTTCGGTCGGGATGATTACAGTGAAAAAGAAGCAAGAGCGCTTATTCACAAAGGAAAGCTCACCATTCAGGCGAAAAACTGTATGGATTGTCATACGCTTCTTGGGAATGGTGCCTATTATGCACCGGATTTAACCAAAGCATGGCTCGATCCAACATGGGAAACTCTTGCTCCTGCATATGGAGGAAAAGAGTATGCAATGGCAAAATTTTTACAAAATCCTCCGGCTATGGCTATGCATGAGCGAAAGATGCCAAATCTTGGTATTACAAAGGATGAAGCAAAAGCGGTTGTTGCGTATCTGAAGTTTATGTCTGCGATCGATACCAACGGATTCCCGAGAAACTTTGGAAAAATCAAAGGAGCGGTCGATGCAAGGAAATAA
- a CDS encoding 4Fe-4S dicluster domain-containing protein, whose product MKRRELFTALLGKKREQKEQKLLYPPYYKDVTDFEKCKECGAKPCVEACEENIIVIFNNKPTLDFSESGCTFCDACADVCESGVLDSEYKSTIEPPKINPLGCLAWQKTICSMCKDICEVNAIDFIALFNPEINEKCIGCGFCIAVCPTKAMEWE is encoded by the coding sequence GTGAAAAGAAGAGAGCTTTTTACTGCTCTATTGGGAAAAAAGAGGGAGCAAAAGGAGCAAAAGCTCCTGTACCCTCCCTATTATAAAGATGTGACCGATTTTGAAAAATGCAAAGAGTGTGGGGCAAAACCTTGTGTTGAAGCATGTGAAGAGAACATTATAGTGATATTCAACAATAAGCCCACTTTGGATTTTTCAGAGTCGGGATGTACATTTTGTGATGCATGTGCCGATGTTTGTGAGAGCGGTGTCTTGGATAGTGAATATAAAAGTACCATCGAGCCACCAAAAATCAATCCTTTGGGATGTTTGGCATGGCAAAAGACAATTTGCAGTATGTGTAAAGACATTTGTGAAGTAAATGCCATCGATTTTATAGCTCTTTTTAATCCTGAAATCAATGAAAAATGTATAGGTTGCGGATTTTGTATTGCAGTATGTCCAACAAAAGCAATGGAGTGGGAGTAA
- a CDS encoding WD40 repeat domain-containing protein, with amino-acid sequence MRLLFIFLVSVITLIGSDIQPIKGIDIQASVLDMVIDNSKIYVATDASKVIILDTDLKILQEFKVRKIKDFMGTLNDADIYSIDVLNGNILFLAQAEEGYAELFLVRNGKVVKVLDKSLKLYAKAAKFVDMDHAILTLMSDEVVLYDIKKHTIVKRAKAGEYFYSSMAIDKQRANIAIGDEGGEVIVVDAKTLQRKKLIKDINKDKILSIDINDGVIAAGSRADKTLAIYYWKENRHKKIQNPDFFIYVVGLSPKNRYVVYGDNEKYHLKVLDIDQMRVVYQLVGHKNIVNVVRFADEKTIFTGSETGEIKKWRLP; translated from the coding sequence ATGAGATTATTGTTTATTTTTTTAGTGAGTGTCATTACACTGATTGGATCGGATATTCAGCCAATAAAAGGTATCGATATTCAAGCTTCGGTCCTTGATATGGTGATAGATAATTCAAAAATCTACGTTGCAACGGATGCGAGTAAAGTTATTATTTTAGATACGGATCTGAAAATATTGCAAGAATTTAAGGTACGAAAAATCAAAGATTTTATGGGAACTCTCAATGATGCAGATATTTACAGTATTGATGTTTTAAATGGCAATATCCTTTTTCTGGCTCAGGCAGAGGAAGGGTATGCGGAACTGTTTTTGGTGCGGAACGGGAAAGTTGTAAAAGTTCTTGATAAATCATTGAAACTATATGCAAAAGCAGCAAAGTTTGTAGATATGGATCATGCCATTTTGACTTTGATGAGCGATGAGGTAGTGCTTTATGATATAAAAAAACATACTATAGTAAAAAGAGCAAAAGCTGGAGAGTACTTTTATTCTTCCATGGCAATCGATAAACAAAGAGCAAATATTGCTATTGGAGATGAAGGTGGCGAGGTTATTGTTGTTGATGCGAAAACTCTTCAAAGAAAAAAACTGATTAAAGATATTAATAAAGATAAAATTCTCTCTATCGATATTAATGATGGAGTAATAGCAGCGGGAAGTAGAGCAGATAAGACTTTGGCAATATACTATTGGAAAGAGAATCGCCATAAAAAGATACAAAATCCAGACTTTTTCATCTATGTTGTCGGTTTAAGTCCAAAGAATAGATATGTTGTATATGGTGATAATGAAAAATATCATTTGAAAGTATTGGATATTGATCAAATGCGAGTTGTATACCAACTTGTAGGACATAAAAATATAGTGAACGTTGTACGATTCGCTGATGAAAAAACAATTTTTACAGGTAGTGAAACCGGAGAAATCAAAAAATGGAGGTTACCATGA
- a CDS encoding PAS domain-containing protein: MDITWDMFIETEVPKDELIISRTDLKGVITYANETFAKISGYTPEELIGKPHNILRHPDMPKSVFQELWQTIRQEKIWKGYVKNLRKDKGFYWVYAEVSGVYKNGKLVEYKSMRSWVPKEKRIEMQKRYDQMRLDAGEHVRCVSYIDSATYKKLLEKAQELGETPETLIKNLIYA, from the coding sequence ATGGATATTACGTGGGATATGTTTATCGAAACGGAGGTACCAAAAGATGAGCTTATCATTTCTAGAACGGATTTAAAAGGGGTTATCACCTACGCAAATGAAACTTTTGCCAAGATAAGTGGCTACACGCCCGAAGAGCTCATCGGAAAACCTCATAATATCCTTAGACATCCAGATATGCCAAAATCTGTATTCCAAGAGCTTTGGCAAACGATACGACAAGAGAAAATATGGAAAGGTTATGTAAAAAATTTACGCAAAGACAAAGGTTTTTACTGGGTGTATGCCGAGGTGAGTGGAGTGTATAAAAATGGTAAATTGGTTGAGTATAAGTCTATGCGAAGCTGGGTTCCAAAAGAAAAACGGATAGAAATGCAAAAGAGATATGATCAGATGCGCTTGGATGCAGGTGAACATGTTCGCTGCGTAAGCTATATCGATAGTGCGACCTATAAAAAATTGTTGGAAAAAGCACAAGAGTTGGGAGAGACTCCAGAAACGCTCATTAAAAATTTGATTTATGCTTGA
- a CDS encoding cbb3-type cytochrome c oxidase subunit I yields the protein MQGNNGQLYEGQKLALKYFTVAIVLFGAQLLFGLIAAIQFLYPGFLFNTLDFSIARIVHINALVVWLLYAMIGAVYWLLPDEAGREVVGVKLGNLAFYVLTAAVAVVVLVYLFIQVGPGNEMTTWLITEGREYIEAPRWADIGIVVVVLIFLYNVYATVMSGKKTGILAVLMADLIALAGLYLAGMFYTDNISVDQFWWWWVVHLWVEATWEVYVAAVGGYILIKTLNANRKVVEMWLWIEVAMMFGSGILGLGHHYFWIGTPEYWWEIGALFSALEPVPLVGLFVHVLYDWGKERGKGNTIKNVPAFAWLTVETFGNFLGAGVWGFMHTLPQINLYTHGTQWPAAHGHLAFFGAYVAIMIAAIYLGVQGKAGLKELKMTKAGWWAITLITVGVLLMTVSLTLSAYVQTMVERGMYGGTWEGYFVAQANQWFVQGLGWRLATGLMVIAGYVFLVYDLLTCTKKQPAEVYEASGAAAAA from the coding sequence ATGCAAGGAAATAACGGTCAACTCTATGAAGGGCAAAAGTTAGCGCTCAAGTATTTTACAGTTGCGATAGTTTTGTTTGGTGCCCAGCTTCTTTTTGGGCTGATAGCAGCGATACAGTTTTTGTATCCCGGATTTTTGTTTAATACACTTGACTTCTCCATTGCGAGAATTGTGCATATCAATGCACTTGTCGTTTGGCTTTTGTATGCAATGATCGGTGCAGTGTATTGGCTTTTACCAGATGAGGCTGGCAGAGAAGTGGTAGGTGTCAAGCTTGGAAATCTGGCATTTTATGTTTTGACTGCAGCTGTTGCTGTTGTTGTATTGGTCTATCTTTTTATCCAAGTAGGTCCGGGAAATGAGATGACAACATGGCTTATTACGGAAGGCCGTGAATATATCGAAGCACCACGATGGGCGGATATTGGTATCGTTGTCGTAGTACTCATTTTCCTTTATAATGTGTATGCTACTGTTATGAGTGGTAAAAAGACTGGAATATTAGCAGTCTTAATGGCAGACTTGATTGCTTTGGCAGGTTTGTATTTAGCAGGTATGTTCTATACAGACAATATTTCTGTTGATCAATTCTGGTGGTGGTGGGTTGTTCACCTTTGGGTTGAAGCAACATGGGAAGTTTATGTTGCAGCAGTTGGTGGCTATATCCTCATTAAAACGCTCAATGCAAACAGAAAAGTAGTTGAGATGTGGCTATGGATCGAAGTAGCCATGATGTTTGGATCTGGTATCTTGGGTCTTGGTCACCACTACTTCTGGATAGGAACACCAGAATATTGGTGGGAAATTGGAGCGCTCTTTAGTGCACTTGAACCAGTTCCACTCGTAGGTCTTTTTGTTCACGTACTTTATGACTGGGGTAAAGAGCGAGGAAAAGGGAACACTATCAAAAACGTTCCAGCTTTTGCATGGTTGACAGTTGAGACATTTGGAAACTTCCTAGGTGCTGGTGTGTGGGGATTTATGCATACACTCCCTCAAATCAACCTTTATACTCACGGAACTCAGTGGCCAGCAGCTCATGGACACTTGGCATTCTTTGGTGCATATGTAGCGATTATGATTGCTGCTATCTATCTTGGTGTTCAAGGAAAGGCAGGACTCAAAGAGCTTAAAATGACAAAAGCTGGATGGTGGGCGATTACACTTATCACTGTTGGAGTACTTTTGATGACAGTATCTTTAACACTTTCTGCATATGTACAAACGATGGTCGAACGGGGTATGTATGGTGGAACATGGGAAGGATACTTTGTTGCTCAAGCAAATCAATGGTTTGTACAAGGTCTGGGATGGAGACTTGCAACAGGTCTTATGGTAATCGCCGGATATGTTTTCTTAGTATACGACCTTTTGACATGTACAAAAAAACAGCCAGCTGAAGTGTATGAGGCAAGTGGTGCGGCAGCAGCTGCTTAA
- a CDS encoding Crp/Fnr family transcriptional regulator, with product MEKIRSFYLFNNLDDKQFQRLKEISVLKQYKKGSIVFYEGEIAKHLILLTKGILQIYKSDHKGNKIVLHVFYPPNLIAEIVNFEQIPYPASGEFLTEGELLLIDYKIFEEEFLKNPEIAFTIIKSLTNKIRYLEHVITNDLVLSSTARVAKFIYEHEEEFMDLKKNEIATLLNITPETLSRIISKFKKLGLLEKNRSQYKVLKKEEFRSFFE from the coding sequence ATGGAAAAAATACGCAGTTTCTATCTCTTTAACAATCTCGACGACAAACAGTTTCAACGATTGAAAGAGATTTCTGTTTTAAAGCAGTATAAAAAAGGAAGTATCGTTTTTTATGAAGGAGAGATCGCTAAACATCTTATTTTGCTGACAAAGGGAATTTTACAGATCTACAAAAGCGATCACAAAGGCAATAAAATCGTACTACATGTTTTCTATCCGCCGAATTTAATCGCAGAAATCGTCAATTTTGAACAGATTCCCTATCCCGCATCGGGAGAATTCCTCACAGAGGGTGAACTTTTATTAATCGATTATAAAATATTTGAAGAAGAATTTTTAAAAAACCCTGAAATTGCTTTTACAATAATTAAGTCATTAACCAATAAGATCCGCTATCTTGAACATGTTATCACCAATGATCTTGTCTTAAGTTCCACTGCAAGAGTGGCAAAATTTATTTACGAACACGAAGAAGAGTTTATGGATCTGAAAAAAAACGAGATTGCGACACTTCTCAACATCACGCCAGAAACCCTTTCTCGCATCATCTCAAAATTTAAAAAGCTGGGACTTCTTGAAAAAAATCGTTCTCAATACAAAGTCCTCAAAAAAGAGGAATTCCGATCTTTCTTTGAATAA
- a CDS encoding nitrite reductase: MKLKIGMSAVLALSAFASGALAAGNVYLSPDEMKKATQIYFDRCAGCHGMLRKGALGPNLLPKKTKQMGTETLEYIIYNGTPGGMPDWGASGELTKKETELMAKFIQLPPVSPPEKSMADMKKTWKVLVPPEKRPTKPETKRNWENYFGIVLRDVGKVAIVDGDTKELVSIVPSGFATHILRTSKSGRYMYAIGRDGKASVIDLWMKKPQNVAEIRVCNDARSIDTSKAKGYEDEYAVVGCYWPPSIVTLKGDTLEPIQIVSTASYTYDTGEFTREARVASIVANHHKPEWVINVKETGQVWLYNYSDPRDPKIHMLMAERYLHDGGWDLTKRYFLVAANARNKVVAVDTKDGEVAAIIPTGGTKPHPGRGANVSHPKYGPIWCTGHIGSNDVVCIGTDPTYHPQYAWRVVKDIHLPGEGGGNLFIKTHPACKYIIADRPVNPDRKLQTQLYVIDKNKLKVVKTIKIPRKYVKERTVTVNGKKIKVKPRGPVHIEFNKDGDEFWVSVWGNKLVPSAILVYDAEKLKLKKAITGDWVRTPTGKFNVFNTKYDIY, encoded by the coding sequence ATGAAACTCAAAATTGGAATGAGCGCTGTTCTTGCATTAAGTGCCTTTGCAAGTGGTGCTTTAGCAGCTGGGAATGTTTATCTTAGTCCCGATGAGATGAAAAAAGCGACCCAAATCTATTTCGATCGATGTGCCGGATGTCATGGGATGCTTAGAAAAGGGGCATTGGGTCCTAACTTATTGCCTAAAAAAACAAAACAAATGGGGACTGAAACTTTAGAATATATCATTTATAATGGTACTCCTGGTGGGATGCCAGACTGGGGTGCTTCAGGTGAATTGACAAAAAAAGAGACAGAATTGATGGCTAAGTTTATTCAGCTCCCACCAGTATCGCCACCGGAAAAAAGTATGGCGGATATGAAAAAAACATGGAAAGTTTTAGTACCGCCAGAAAAACGTCCTACAAAGCCTGAAACTAAAAGAAATTGGGAAAACTATTTTGGTATAGTGCTGAGAGATGTTGGCAAGGTGGCAATTGTTGATGGTGATACAAAAGAGCTTGTAAGTATTGTTCCTTCTGGATTTGCTACCCATATCCTAAGAACCTCTAAATCTGGCCGATATATGTATGCAATTGGTCGGGATGGTAAGGCAAGCGTTATCGACTTATGGATGAAAAAACCACAAAATGTTGCAGAAATTAGAGTATGTAACGATGCTCGAAGTATCGATACTTCAAAAGCAAAAGGGTATGAGGATGAGTATGCGGTTGTAGGATGTTACTGGCCTCCTTCAATCGTAACGCTTAAAGGTGATACGCTTGAGCCTATCCAAATCGTCTCAACCGCAAGCTATACCTATGATACAGGTGAATTTACAAGAGAGGCTCGAGTTGCTTCCATCGTTGCGAATCACCATAAACCTGAGTGGGTTATCAACGTCAAAGAGACTGGTCAGGTATGGCTCTATAACTATTCTGATCCAAGAGATCCGAAGATTCATATGCTGATGGCAGAAAGATATCTGCATGATGGTGGTTGGGATTTAACCAAGCGATACTTCCTCGTTGCGGCGAATGCTCGTAACAAAGTAGTTGCAGTGGATACAAAAGATGGTGAAGTTGCTGCAATTATTCCTACTGGTGGTACAAAACCACACCCTGGACGAGGTGCAAATGTAAGCCATCCAAAATATGGTCCAATCTGGTGTACTGGACACATCGGTAGTAACGATGTAGTATGTATCGGAACAGATCCAACATACCATCCGCAATATGCATGGAGAGTGGTTAAAGATATTCATCTACCTGGAGAAGGTGGGGGTAACCTCTTTATCAAAACACATCCAGCATGTAAATATATCATCGCAGATAGACCGGTTAACCCTGACAGAAAACTACAAACACAACTTTACGTAATTGATAAAAATAAACTTAAAGTTGTAAAAACAATTAAAATTCCTAGAAAATATGTAAAAGAACGAACAGTTACAGTTAACGGCAAAAAAATCAAAGTTAAACCAAGAGGACCGGTTCATATCGAATTCAATAAAGACGGTGATGAATTTTGGGTCAGTGTTTGGGGTAACAAGCTTGTACCAAG